In Chitinophagaceae bacterium, the genomic window TAAATCGGATAACATTTGCAGCAACATTCATTTCTTTATTGCTCTTACACACGCAACCTAATAATACAGGTAAATTATCTTCTTTTATGTTTAAGTATTCCTGTGTAATATTAAAAATAATAAATGCATTTGCTTTTTGGGCAAAAAGCATTTCGGTATTTTGAGCTGTAATTAGTTCAGTATCCGAAATATTTTTTAAAAAATCCATTTGCCAGGGCTCACCATTCAAAACGGCTATTTTCATTAAGTTGTTTTTTGCAAAAATAGTGGCATATTGTTACAATTTGAGTTGCCTTTGATGCATTATACAAGTTTATTGACATGCTGTTTATAACATTATGAATTATATAAACAGGGAAATTGGTTATTTTCAGTTTTATTTTAAATATTTCAGATGTCTCCATTAGTACTATTGCTTTTTGTAGCGGGTTATTTTTTACTCTTAATTGCTGTGGCCTGGTACACAAGCCGAAATTCCAACAACGAATCTTTTTTTATAGGCAACAGAAATTCCAACTGGATGCTGGTTGCCTTTGGCATGATTGGCACCTCTTTGTCCGGTGTAACTTTTGTAAGCGTGCCCGGCGCAGTAGGTAAGGAAGCTTTTGCTTATTTTCAAATTACCATTGGCTATCTTATTGGGTATATTATTGTAGCCTTTGTTTTGTTGCCATTATATTATCGTTTAAACCTTACCTCAATTTATAGTTATTTAAACGACAGGCTTGGCATACGTTCATATAAAACAGGCGCTTCTTTCTTTTTGGTTTCCCGAACGCTGGGAGCAACAGCACGCCTTTACCTGGTGGTAAAAATTTTGCAGGATACCATACTTTCTGGTTTTGGAATCCCTTTTTGGGTAACTACTATCATCATTTTAATTATGATTTTACTGTACACCTACGAAGGTGGCGTTAAAACCATTGTATTTACCGATACCTTACAAACCACATTTATGCTCACTGGTTTGGTGGTTTGTGTTGGCTATATTTTAAGTACTATGAACCTGGATATTGGCAGCGCCATGCATCAAATGAACGAAAAAGGGCTGGGTAAAATATTTTATACCAACCCCGACAGTAAATTATTTTTCCTGAAACAAATTGTTGCAGGTGCTTTTATTACCATTACCATGACCGGAATGGACCAGGAAATGATGCAAAAAAATATTTCTGTACGTACCTTAAAAGATTCTCAAAAAAACATGGTAACGCTATCATTAATTATGATGGCGGTAATAATGTTGTTCCTTTTCCTGGGCGGTTTATTGTATTTGTATTCCGAAAGCCTTGGCGCTGTAATGGAAAATGGGAAATATGTACTCAATGGCCTGGATGTAAATGGCGATAAATTATTTCCCTACCTGGCTTTAAACCACATGCCGCATGTGGTGGCTATTATTTTTATCATTGCCTTAATTTCTGCATTATTCCCAAGCGCCGATGGTGCTATTACTGCGCTTACTTCATCGTTTTGTATAGATATATTGGGCATGAAGCGTAAGGATAACTGGCCAGAGGCTGAAAAGAAGAAAACAAGGCAAAGAGTACACTTAATTGTAGCGCTTGTTTTTCTTTTTTTTGTAATGGTATTTCATTGGGTTAATAACCCCAGCATGATTGGCGTAATTTTAAAAGTTGCTGCTTATACTTACGGGCCACTGCTGGGCTTGTTTAGTTTTGGCATTTTTACAAAAAGAAAAATTGCCGATAAATGGGTGCCTATAATTTGTATTGCTGCGCCTGTACTATGTTACCTGCTTGATGTGTATCAAAAATATATTTTTGGTAATTTTCAAATTGGCCTGGAGTTGTTGCTTATTAATGGCCTCATCACATTTGCCGGGTTGTTAATAATTTCAAAAAAAGCAAATTAGTATCATGGATTTGGTTCATCCTTTAGCAGAAAATTACGCAGCAAAATTTACTTCGCCATTGGATGCAATGAGGCATAAAGTAGAGCAGGAAACCCTGGCTCATCATGAACATTCAATTATGCTTAGCGGTCATGTACAAGGAATAGTGCTGGAAATGATAAGCAGGATGATAAAGCCTGTGAATATATTGGAAATAGGCACATTTACAGGCTTTAGCGCTTTATGCCTGGTTAAAGGTTTGCAACCGGGAGGCATTTTACATACCATTGAAATACGGGATAAGGATGCAGGCATTTGCGAACAATATTTTAAAGAGGCAAAAATGCAGCAGCAAATAAAATTACACCGGGGAAATGCTTTGCACATAATTCCTGCATTACACGAAGAATGGGATTTGGTTTTTATTGATGCTGATAAAGTTAGCTATATTCAATATTACGAGTTAACTTTGCAAAGGTTAAAACCCGGCGGCTTTATACTGGCAGATAATGTGTTGTTTCATGGCGAAGTGCTTGAGGAGAAGTTAACAGGAAAAAATGCAAAAGCAATTGCCGCATTTAACAAATATGTTGCAAATGATAGCCGGGTTCAGCAGGTAATACTTACACTTAGGGATGGTTTAATGCTCATAAGAAAAAAATAAATGGTATAGCAGCATGATAATACCTTACGCTGCATATAGCTTTGTAAAATAAAATATCTTTTAAATGAAACAACTTGGAATTGGCGTTTTAGTATGTTTATTGGGCTACTACGGTAATGCCCAAACAGCGCAGCAACTGGCTTATATTGATACCTACAAAGACCTTGCCGTAAAAGAAATGAAACGTAGCGGCATACCCGCTTCCATTACCCTTGCACAGGGTTTGCTGGAAACAGAAGCAGGAACCAGTGATTTAGTACGTAGGTCAAACAATCATTTTGGCATTAAATGTAAAAGTACCTGGACGGGCCCAAGCGTAAGCCACACCGATGATGCCCCCAATGAGTGCTTTAGAAAATATGCAACAGCAGAAGAAAGTTATAGCGACCATAGTAATTTTTTAAAGGGTAGCGACAGGTATTCGTTTCTTTTTGATTTAGCATCTAATGATTATAAGGGCTGGGCATACGGTTTAAAAAAAGCCGGCTATGCAACCAATCCCAACTATCCTAAAATGCTCATTAAATATATTGAAACAAATAACTTACAACAGTACGACCAGGTAGAAATGATACCAGGCGACATTGCAATTACGGCACCTGAAAAATTACCGGAGGTAAAGCCCGTAGTAAAACCAGAAAAAAAATCACCGCTTGCCAAAGTTGCCGAAGTGGTAGAAAAAATTGTAAAACCAACCCCGGTTGTTGTTAAAAATCCCAAATTAATGGCAGCAAAATCAAAAGTAAATGGCATTAAAGCTTTATTTGCACAAAAAGGTACTTCTTTGTTAGCTATTGCAACGGCAAATGATATTCCACTGGCGAAATTGCTAGAATTTAACGATAGGGATACAGATGGGCTGCTGAATGAATACCAGGTAATTTATCTCGATAAAAAAATGAAACAAGGCAACAAGTATGTTTACTTTTCTTTGCAGGATGAAACCCTCTACCAGGTAGCGCAAAACTTCGGTATACAATTGCAATACCTGGTGCAGTATAATAATATTTCGGGTTCAGCCAGGGTTAAAAAAGGCCAAAAAATATTCCTTAAACCCACTGCAAATACAGAACTGACAAAATCAAGATAAATGCCTGTAATAAAAGTACACGATAAAAATTTTATACCCTTTTTAAATGAAGCAGAAATTGCAGGGCAGGTAAAAGCTATTGCCCAAAAAATAAATGCAGACTATGAAGGTAAACGGCCATTGTTTATTGCCATTCTTAACGGCTCCTTTATGTTTGCCAGTGATTTGTTTAAATATTTGGGCATTGAGGCGGAAATTTCTTTTATAAAACTTGCCTCCTACAAAGGCACCAAAAGTTCAGGCAATGTAATTACCTCTATTGGCCTCGATGAACCTTTAAAAGGAAGGCATGTTATCATACTTGAAGATATTGTGGATACCGGAAAAACATTGTTTGAATTTTTACCGCAATTAAGGGACCAGCAGCCAGCTTCATTAAAAATTGCTGCGCTGCTGCATAAGCCGGAGGCATTGAAATACCAACTTGAAATAGACTACTTGGGGTTTAATGTACCCAATAAGTTTTTAATTGGCTTTGGCCTGGATTATGATGGACTGGCAAGGAACCTTGGCGCAATTTATCAGCTTACAGAAGAGTAACATATTTTTTTCATCTACCCTGCGAAACAAAATTTCAATATTTTACATAGGTGAAAAGCCTCATTGTATATTGCCTCTTTATGTTTTTTGCAATCTTAGCAAAAGGGCAATATTATTTACGTGGCGAAGTAAAAGATGATAAAGGCAATGCACTTCAAAACGTAAAAATTTTTCAGCATAGTTCCCGTTCCATCTACCAAACAGGCCCATGGGGGAGTTTTGGCATTAAAAGCTTATTAGGTTCCGATACACTTACATTTACTATAGACGGGTATGAAACAGCTAGCAAAGTGCTTTCGCATAATCAATGGCAAACTATTGTACTAAAAGCCAGCACGGTAAACAGCAATAAATCAAAGCCCAGGCTAATTTCTCTTTCCGGTAATGAAAATAGCGATGGAAGGTTTACGAGTACATTTGACAACGAAACCTATTTTAAGCTGGTAGAAAACGAGTTTGTGCCTGCCAGGCAATTTCCAAAAAACAGTTTTTCATTAAATGTAAACAAGGCATCGTACAGTAATGTGCGCCGGTTTATAAATATGCAAAGCATTGTGCCCACCGATGCAGTGCGGATTGAAGAAATGGTGAATTATTTTAACCTTTATTACCATAAGCCTGTTAACAACAATTTGTTTAATATTGAAACACAAATCAGCTCATGTCCCTGGAATGCAAATGGCCAGTTATTGTTTTTAAATGTGAGCGCACGCAAACTGGATATGTCTAAAGTTCCTCCGGCAAACCTTGTATTTCTCATCGATGTTTCCGGTAGTATGGATATGCCCAACAGGCTCCCGTTATTAAAAGCAGCTTTTCAACTTTTTGTAAAAAACCTGAGGCCAATTGACCAGGTATCCATTGTAGTGTATGGCGGATCGGTAGGCCTGTGGTTAGAACCCACATCCGGAATATATAAAGACTCCATTGCTAAATCTATTGAACAACTTACCGCAGCAGGCGATACACCAGGAGAATCGGCAATTAGGGCTGCTTACAACCTGGCAAGGAAAACTTACATAAGTAATGGGGTAAACCGTGTAATACTTGCTACAGACGGGGATTTTAATGTGGGCGAAAAATCAGAAGAAGCCTTAGAAGAACTCATAACCGTACAAAAACAATCTGGCGTTTATTTAACCTGCCTGGGAGTAGGTATGGGAAATTTTAAAGATTCAAAACTGCAAACCCTAGCCAAAAAAGGCAATGGAAATTATGCTTACCTGGATGATATTATGGAAGCCGAAAAAGTGCTGGTGCAAGAATTAACCCAAACTTTTTATGCAGTTGCCGATGATGTGGTGATGAATTTAGAATTTAACCCGCTGCTGGTAAAGCAATACCGTCTCATTGGATTCGATAACCGGAGAGATGCAGTTACCGACCCTTCGAGCTATATAGAAGGTGGGGAAATTGGCAGTGGAAGCAGTACGCTGGCAATTTTTGAAATTATTACTTCTCTGCCACAGGCTTCAGATAGCCAAAATATTGCTTTAATAAAATTGCGCTACAGCCTTTGCAATAATCCTAATGTGGAATATTTAAACTTTCCGGTAATAAATAATTTTGAACCATTTAACCGTTTGCACAACGAATTAAAGTTGGCCACTTCAATTGCGATGTTTGGAATGCAATTAAGAAATTCAAAATACCTGGGCACTACAACCTGGCAAATGATTTACGATATTGCCCTTCAGTCTGCAAATACTTCCAATTTTTTGCAAAATGAATACTTGTCCCTTATCAGCAAAGCCGATGAGCTCTACAACGGTCCAAAAAAAAGGCCTGGCAAAAGGAAAAAGAAGAATTAATTTTTATTTTATTGTGTATTTTTTAGTAGTATTTCTACCTGCATTTTCATACAGTTTGTAGTGTTGTTACGTTGTGTTTTTTGCTTGTTTTGCATTGATTATCACCTATTTTCACTATTTGGGTCATTTGTTTTCCACGCTGCACAATATTTTTTCCCCTCTTTAGTTATAAATTTCGAATAGGGACATTTTGTATTCAGGAAAAATCCCTTTTTAAAATAGCTAACCACCGAAAAACCCAAGTTATGATCCTTATTTACGCATTAGGCAAACGCTGCCTTTTTGTAGCTTTTGTACTCTCATTTAGTTTTTTTCAATCGGCAAATGCACAGCAATTTCTAACTAAAATAGGAGATTGGAATGCTTATGTACATTTACCCGATGATTATAACGACGGTACAAACCAAACTTATCCACTCATTATTTTTGTACCTGGCTTAGGGGAATGTGGAACAAACCCTTCAAAACTATTAACCTATGGCCCCTCAAAATTTATTGCAGAAGGTAATACCATGCAGTTTACTGTAGATGGGAAAACAGTAAAGCCAATTGTAATTTCTATGCAACCGGTAAATACATGGCCAAGCCCTGCTTCAATTAACGACAGGATTGACTCTATTTTATTGCGTTGGAGAGTAGATCCTAAAAAAATCAATGGCACCGGCCTTTCAATGGGCGGATGGGCATGGCAAAATTATATTGATGGCTACAGCCTTACTTATACCAACAGGCTGGCATCAATGGTAGTGATGAGTGCTGTTCCTCCGGATAATACTATTCCTAAAATGAAAACCTATGCCGAAAACGGTGGAAAATGGTGGGGATTTGAAGGTACACAGGATTACAGGCTTATGGATATAATAAGGGATACTTTAAATAGCGGTAAAGCTGCGGCTGCACATTATACCCAGTATGTTGGTGGCCATTGCTGCTGGAACACATGGTACAACCCAAGCTGGACCGAAGGTGGTGAAAATATTTACACCTGGATGATGAAACAAACCAGGCCAGATGAAACTGCACTGCCCGTAATATTATTGGATTTTATAGCAATGCAAAATGGTAAAACTGCATTAATTAAATGGCAAACAACCGAAGAAGTGAAAAGCGATTATTTTGTTGTTGAAAGAAGTATAGATGGTACCAATTACAGTAATTTAACTAATAATATTCCTGCAGTAGGGCAGGGTTCTTCTATCAGAAATTACCAGGCAATTGATTATAACCCAAGTGCCGGAATTAATTATTACCGTTTGAAAATGGTAGATATTGACGGAAGTTTTGAATACAGTAAAGTGCTTACCGTGCAAATGAAAGGCATCAAAGGATCACCAATTGTTATAGGCGGAATTATACGCAACGGAAGAATGATAGATATCCGGATCAACAGCCTTAAGCAAGCTGCAGTTTCAATGACTATTTCTGATGCTACGGGAAGAGTGTTACAACAATTCAGGGCAAACCTTGTTGCAGGTTTAAATACTATAAGCAGGCCGGCAGGTTTATCCAAAGGCATGTATTATGTTACCCTTATTCAGGCAGATGGCACACGCCAAACAGTACCTTTCTTTAATAACTAAGCATATCTAAAGTTTCGAGTTGAAAAGCGGCAAATTATTTTGCCGCTTTTTTAATGTAATGTATATACGGATACTATAAATAAACAATTTCCGTTTAGTTAAAGTTTATTGGTATTTTTATTAAAATTTTTTGAATAATGGAATGGATCACAATATTAAAATGCCCTATTAGCGGAGCCGACCTTAGAAAACTGGAAACAGACGAAATTAATAACCTGAATATAAGGATTAAAGAAAATAACCTTTGGCAATCGGATGGCAAATTGATGACAACCGAAATTTCCGAAGGCCTTATTACAAGCACCAGGCAATATATTTATCCAATTATTGAGGGAATTATTTTATTGCTACCCGACCTTGCAGTAGTGGATTCCAAAGAAAAAATTAAAGGTGATACACTCAGCGATGATAAAAAATTGGTAAAAGATTTTTATGATAGCAGGGGATGGCATACCACTGATAAAGGGGATTATGAAGATGCTGATATTTTTGAAGATTTAAGGCCATTTGCCCAGGATTATATTACCCAATGCCATAACAGGGTGAAACGTTACCTGAATGCCTCCGGTAAATACATGATGGATGCAGCATCGGGTGCACTGCAATACAACGACTACCTGCAATACTCCGAAGGTTACCAATACCGAATTTGTGTAGATATGTCCTTTCAGGGTTTAAGTGAATGTAAAAGAAAATTGGGCGATAAAGCTATTTGCCTTTTGTGTGATATGACAAACCTGCCCGTAAAAGACAACCAGATTGAAGGTTTTGTTTCACTCAATACCATTTACCATATTCCCAAAGATGAGCAGGTGAAAGCCATAACCGAACTATATCGTGTTTTGCAAAAAGGCGGCAAAGGTGTAGTGGTTTATGATTGGTACAAGCATTCTCCCTGGATGAATATTTCATTATTGCCCTTTCGGGGGGTAGAATTTATACGCCACCGTTTACGCAATTTATTTGCCAAAGCATCGGGTAAACAAAAAGCATCAAAGATGCTTTATTTTTATGCCCATCCTTACGAATATTTTAAACAAAATTTGCCCATGCCATTTAAGCTGGCCTGCTGGAGGTCTATCAGCGTGCCATTTATGAAAGTATATACGCATTCTGCGCTTTTTGGCAAACAAATATTGGATAAAATTTACCGTGCAGAAGAAAAAAATCCTGAAAAATATGGCTTAAAAGGTGAGTACCCCATGTTTGTTTTTGAAAAATAAACAAAATCTAAACATCCCTGTTTTTAATGATGGTAAACTTTTGCTTTAATTTCATAAAATGCTTTTCATATAACTCGTAGGATAGGCCGGCAACAATAGCCGTTACTATTACGCTGGTAATTGGGTATAATATATCGTAGGTAAAAATATTTTTTCCGGGTATCATTTTCATAAAAGCCATAAGCACCAGTTGCGATAATACGGCATGATAAACATAAATGCCATAAGAGTATTTTCCCAAAGATTTTAATATGGGCTTTTCAAGGTTTACAAAGAAGTTTCCTGTACTGGCTGCAAGTATCAGGTAGGCATATAAAATAGATGGTGTAGTAGCAAAAAAATAATCCTGTTCAAATTGCGGCATAGGAATTACCTTAATCATATATAAAAGGGTAAACAGCGCCACGCAAACCTGTATCCATTTATTGGTAACATATTTCTCTACTTTGGCATAAATATTTTTATTAAAATAAATATAAGCAGCCAATATACCCATACCAAAATTATCTATACGGCATAACGTAAACAGGTATAAAGGGTTGTTGTTATTAAAATCTACTCCCTGGGAAACATCTAAATACCTCATGTAAAATTTAAAAACAAAAGCAATGGCTATCATCCCTAAAATAATGTATAAAATACTTTTATACCATTTTTTTACCAGCCATGGCGCCAGCAGGTAAAATTGCTCTTCAATACATACCGACCAGTACAGTTCAATAATTCCCCGGTTGAGTGTTGCAAATAATAGTTGCAGGTTTATGCTAAAGGTAAATAAGTAAAACAAGTTTTCTAAAACCGGCGTATCAACAGGGTTGCCCATGTGTTTCATGGCCCAGTCTATACCAAAAATTTGTATCAACCCAAAGCCAAAATACAAAGGCCATATGCGTAGCACTCGACGTATATAAAAGCTTTTTACACTAATGGTTTTTTTAAACTCATGTTCTGCAAAAAGCAGGTAAAAAATAAGGAAGCCGCTTAAAACAAAAAATAGCGTTACACCATAGCCGCCAAACTCCTTAAACTGGTGGAGCATGCTATTGGGTAACGCTGCATGGGTATCTGCTTTATACTCGGATGTATGCTGCAATATTACCAGCAAAGCGGCAATAAAACGGATGCCATCCAAATTTTTAAAATATACCTTCATGCAAAATTATTTTATAAGGGTATCTATTTCCTCATGTATCTGATGTTGGGTGGAAACAGATATTTCATTGGCTTTTTTAGCCTTAAATAAAGAAACAATTTGTAAAAAAATAAATTTAGGTATATGCCACAATGCCTTATATAAATTTTTGCCTGCACCGGAATTATATAAAGCTATAAAAAAGCCAAGGGTAAAAAGCAATAAAGCAAATACCCAGGCCAATGCAAAATAGGGGTTGATGAAAAAGTTAATCACCGTTATAGCAAGGCAAAGAATAAGCAACATAAATAATGGCGGCCTCACCAGCACAAATCCAAACAACCATTGATTAAGGTTGAAGTTAATAATTCCCTTTAACATGAGTTGAAAGCCGAACTTTGAATATCGGAACCATGTATTAATCCATCTTGCCCTTTGCTTTACCAATTGGTCTGCCGACGCAGTTTTTTCGTCATACACTATGGCGTTTTCGGCAAATGCAATCCGGTGATTGCGTAGGAGTATTTCTTTTTGAAGTATTTTATCAAACCCTGCGCCGGAAGAGTTGGAGCTTTGCAGGCATTCTTTGTAGAGCGCAGTGGTAAAAGCCATACCGGAACCCGAAAGCATGCAGGAAGAGCCTATCCCAAATAATATTTTCCGGTCATAAAAAAGATAATACATTTCATTAACGGCATCAAGCGATGCATATTCTGTATTGGTGTTTTTAGCTGCTCTTACGCCCTGTACTGCTTTAAAGCCCCTGTTGAACCATTTATTGAGCCCGGACAGATAAGCCGGGTGCGTTAAATTATCACTGTCAATAATGGTTACAATATTATGAGGCCTTTTAAAATTGTTAATGGCGAGAAAATGGGATTTTAGCTGATTGCCCAATGCAGGCTTCGGTTTTAGGATTACCAGTTTATCATGTTCGGGAAAAATTACGTCATCGCCACAGTTATCGGCAACTACATAAATCATATAATGCGGATAATCCTGGTTCAATAAAGAGGTGATTACATTAGGCAGGTTGCCTGCATATTTATAAGCTGTAACAATAATGCCATAATCGGGCGCAAGAATGGGTTGGCTTTTAATTTTTTGCGTTTTAGATAAAAGTAACCACCAGGTATAGGATATAACCGGAAACAACAGGATGAGTGCAATAGCCACCTGGAAAACGATCCAAAAAATAGTAAATACCTGCAATGCCATTTATAAATTATTTAAAACCATTTTATAAATTTCTTTAGTTTGATTTGCCGTTTTTTCCCAATTGAACCTTTGTGCATTTTTAAGGCCTTTTTCTTTTAGCTGGTTGTATAAATTTGCATCAGTAAGTAAACGGGTAATTGCCAAAAAAATTTCATTGGGGTTTGCAGCATCTACAAATAATGCCGCATCTCCTGCAACTTCGGGTAATGAACTGTTGTGTGCGGTAATAACCGGTGTGCCGCAAGCCATACTTTCTACAAGTGGCAACCCAAAGCCTTCGGCAAAGGATGGGTATAAAAATAAATATGCATTGCTGTACAATAATGGCAGTGCAGCAGCTTCAATATATCCTGTATAAAGGATATTGTTTTCTGGTAGCAGCAAATTTTCTCTTTGGGCAATAGCTGTAATAGTTCCTTTGCTGCACCCTGAAATTACCAATGGCAGCGCATTTTCTTCTTTAAAACAATATTGAATGTAGGCTTTTAATACGCCGCTGGTATTTTTTCGGGTAGCGGTATTGCCAAAGTGCAGCAAATATTTTTCTGGGAGTTTATATTCCGTTCTAAAGGCAACCGATTTTTGTATATCGGTACATGGCCTGTAAATAGCGTTGAGCCCGTTGTAAACTACATGCACTTTATTTGCCTGTACATTTAGTGCAGCAACTATTTCTTTTTTTGCAAATTCCGAAACGGCAATAATGGCTTTTGCTTTTTTTGCCGCTTTGGGTACTATCCACCGCCTGTACAGGTTGCCAAAATTTTGATAGGCAGAGCCCTTAAACCCACCGGCTTGCATATAAATTACATCATGTATGGTAACCACCATGGGCGTTTTGCAAAACAAAGGCGCAGTATTGGAGCAGCAATGTAATAATGCTGCGTTTAATTTTTTTATAAATGATGGTAACAGTATTTGTTCCCAAATAGGGTAGGCCTTTGCAGGCAATTGGGCTACCGTAAAGTTGCTGCTGCTGGTTATGCATTCATCCACATCTTCTTTTACTACAACCTGGTAAATAAAATCGTTTCCGGCAGCATTTTTCAAGTGCTTTAATATTTCCAATGCTACTATTTCCATCCCGTGTTTTTTGGGGCGAAACAATCTTTGGGCTTCAATAGCAATTATTTTTTTCATGATACAGCAGAATATTTTGTGTGTGTAACATTCCACCACAGGGCCTTTAAATAAGTTTTGAGGTGTTTAAGCTTTCCGGTAAATAAATACAGCAAAAAAGTTTTGGGAAAACTAATACAGCAATAAAATAGCGTAAATACCAACAATTGAAAAGGGTTGCAATTTCTTCTCATAAATAAAATGCGGTTGCGGGAAATATAATATTCCTTTAGTAAACTTTCTTTACCAACCGACATGGATTCTTTATGGTAAATAACTGCCGCAGGTTCATAATAAATTTTATAGCCGGCTTTGTGTATCCTCATGCTCCAATCCCATTCTTCATAATAGAGAAAAAACTTTTCGGGAAACATACCGGTTAAATTGGCCGCTTCTTTTTTTACCATCATGGCACAGCCATGTGCGCCAAAGGTATAGCCTGGGTTATCATACCTGCCATCATCTTTCTCTTTATCGCCAATGCTGTGGGTGCGGCCGGTATACATGTTCATTTTAGCAAAGCCGGCAAATTGAATATAATCCGGGTTGTCGTAGTATTTTATTTTAGGGCAAACTACAGCAATTTGTTTATCGGTTTCAAATGGTTTTAATA contains:
- a CDS encoding glycosyltransferase family 2 protein — its product is MNAYQNPMVSIITLNYNGTDTTRRFLESTKVLSYKNYEILVCDMNSTVDPTQQITEGNFPKTKLLKSNTNLGFAGGNNWGMQQANGDYYFIVNNDTEVTADLIEKLLKPFETDKQIAVVCPKIKYYDNPDYIQFAGFAKMNMYTGRTHSIGDKEKDDGRYDNPGYTFGAHGCAMMVKKEAANLTGMFPEKFFLYYEEWDWSMRIHKAGYKIYYEPAAVIYHKESMSVGKESLLKEYYISRNRILFMRRNCNPFQLLVFTLFYCCISFPKTFLLYLFTGKLKHLKTYLKALWWNVTHTKYSAVS
- a CDS encoding glycosyltransferase codes for the protein MALQVFTIFWIVFQVAIALILLFPVISYTWWLLLSKTQKIKSQPILAPDYGIIVTAYKYAGNLPNVITSLLNQDYPHYMIYVVADNCGDDVIFPEHDKLVILKPKPALGNQLKSHFLAINNFKRPHNIVTIIDSDNLTHPAYLSGLNKWFNRGFKAVQGVRAAKNTNTEYASLDAVNEMYYLFYDRKILFGIGSSCMLSGSGMAFTTALYKECLQSSNSSGAGFDKILQKEILLRNHRIAFAENAIVYDEKTASADQLVKQRARWINTWFRYSKFGFQLMLKGIINFNLNQWLFGFVLVRPPLFMLLILCLAITVINFFINPYFALAWVFALLLFTLGFFIALYNSGAGKNLYKALWHIPKFIFLQIVSLFKAKKANEISVSTQHQIHEEIDTLIK
- a CDS encoding acyltransferase, with translation MKVYFKNLDGIRFIAALLVILQHTSEYKADTHAALPNSMLHQFKEFGGYGVTLFFVLSGFLIFYLLFAEHEFKKTISVKSFYIRRVLRIWPLYFGFGLIQIFGIDWAMKHMGNPVDTPVLENLFYLFTFSINLQLLFATLNRGIIELYWSVCIEEQFYLLAPWLVKKWYKSILYIILGMIAIAFVFKFYMRYLDVSQGVDFNNNNPLYLFTLCRIDNFGMGILAAYIYFNKNIYAKVEKYVTNKWIQVCVALFTLLYMIKVIPMPQFEQDYFFATTPSILYAYLILAASTGNFFVNLEKPILKSLGKYSYGIYVYHAVLSQLVLMAFMKMIPGKNIFTYDILYPITSVIVTAIVAGLSYELYEKHFMKLKQKFTIIKNRDV
- a CDS encoding glycosyltransferase family 4 protein — protein: MKKIIAIEAQRLFRPKKHGMEIVALEILKHLKNAAGNDFIYQVVVKEDVDECITSSSNFTVAQLPAKAYPIWEQILLPSFIKKLNAALLHCCSNTAPLFCKTPMVVTIHDVIYMQAGGFKGSAYQNFGNLYRRWIVPKAAKKAKAIIAVSEFAKKEIVAALNVQANKVHVVYNGLNAIYRPCTDIQKSVAFRTEYKLPEKYLLHFGNTATRKNTSGVLKAYIQYCFKEENALPLVISGCSKGTITAIAQRENLLLPENNILYTGYIEAAALPLLYSNAYLFLYPSFAEGFGLPLVESMACGTPVITAHNSSLPEVAGDAALFVDAANPNEIFLAITRLLTDANLYNQLKEKGLKNAQRFNWEKTANQTKEIYKMVLNNL